A segment of the Leptospira wolffii serovar Khorat str. Khorat-H2 genome:
TTGTCCAGTATTTGATTCTCACAGTGAGGACATTTCTTTTTGTAGAAGTCCTGCAAGATCTTCTTTGTGATCTGCTCGAAGAACTCTATTCTGATTCCTGCATGTTTGAATTTGCTAGAGGTATTTACTGCTGACTTGTTTTTCTTACCGTCTTCCGACTTTTCCATCTGCGCGCGCGATTTGTGAGCAATGGTTACAGGGGATATAACAAATTTTGACCATTGTTGTGCTTCCTCAATGGTTTGTATTTGAAGACCTTTTTTTGACGATTTTTCTCGGTTGAAATTCTGCATGGAAAGTGGTCGATTTTCTGATTATTAAATCAAATTTACAGAATTTTTAATAGGACCGAATGTAAATGGAAAAATGAGAAATTCGGTTATTTAGCCTTTTTTGCTCTCTCTTCCGGCATCGGAATGTTCAATAATTCCTTTGGATGCACTCCGAGGGCTTTTGCAATTTTGTACAAACTTTGTAAACTTGGGGCCCCGTCGCCGGATTCTATCCTTTGGTAAACCCTAACTCCCATATCCAGTCCGGTTAATTCCTCCTGGGAAAGTTTCTTATCCAACCTTAGTTGTTTGATTCGCTTGCTGACGTTCTTTTGAAAGGATTCATAATCCATTCGTGAATTTTAAGGTTGTTTTGCTATTTATGCCATGCTACATATAACATGCTAAAAATAGCGTTGACTAAAATGATGCGATAAATAGTTTCGATAAATTTCCATCGTTCTGCGCGGTTTTTGGCACATTTCCGATTTCTCGAAAATAGGAAGTCCTTATCGAACAAAACCATCGGAGATTTACCTTTTAAGGAGAATCGAAGTATGAGAAAGAATATATATTTGTTGGGCAAATTATTTGCTTTGGCATCAATCC
Coding sequences within it:
- a CDS encoding helix-turn-helix domain-containing protein, which translates into the protein MDYESFQKNVSKRIKQLRLDKKLSQEELTGLDMGVRVYQRIESGDGAPSLQSLYKIAKALGVHPKELLNIPMPEERAKKAK